The Methylomonas koyamae genome has a segment encoding these proteins:
- a CDS encoding RMD1 family protein, producing the protein MTEERAIKRCLTVCLAQSFRFSALREKLLETTRAQLFRNTLIVDYKTGYAIVFAYGVMVCWNLNLDDRRSLQELLLDYAIKPDEEPQEDNFSYEVGCEQDRFQHDHIELQSADVKVLLALSHAMAQSIKLASYEGHAIDTIRATAHLPQSLARDGKIKLNRKAMAKIRGKLFLTKSDIILNYDLLDTPEFFWEHPEYQGIYSMAANYLEIQPRTDVLSKKLETIHELLEMLADEQKHQHSSTLEWIIIWLIAVEIVMSILDKVF; encoded by the coding sequence ATGACAGAAGAAAGAGCCATTAAACGCTGCTTGACGGTTTGTTTGGCGCAATCGTTCCGTTTTTCGGCGCTACGGGAAAAACTGCTGGAAACCACCCGCGCCCAGTTGTTCCGCAATACATTGATCGTCGATTACAAAACCGGCTACGCAATCGTGTTCGCTTACGGCGTGATGGTATGCTGGAACCTGAATCTGGACGACCGGCGCAGCCTGCAGGAGTTGTTGCTGGATTATGCGATCAAGCCGGACGAGGAGCCGCAAGAGGACAATTTCAGTTACGAAGTCGGTTGCGAGCAGGACCGCTTCCAGCACGACCATATCGAATTGCAGTCGGCGGACGTTAAAGTGCTGCTGGCCTTGTCGCATGCGATGGCGCAGTCGATCAAGTTAGCGTCTTACGAAGGTCACGCCATCGACACCATCCGCGCCACCGCCCATTTGCCGCAATCGCTGGCCCGAGACGGCAAGATCAAACTGAATCGCAAAGCCATGGCCAAGATCCGCGGCAAATTGTTTCTGACCAAGAGCGACATCATCCTCAACTACGACCTGCTAGATACGCCGGAATTTTTCTGGGAACATCCGGAATACCAAGGCATTTATTCGATGGCGGCGAATTATCTGGAGATTCAGCCGCGCACCGACGTATTGTCAAAAAAGCTGGAGACAATCCACGAACTGCTGGAAATGCTGGCCGACGAACAAAAACACCAGCATTCGTCGACTTTGGAATGGATCATCATCTGGCTGATAGCGGTGGAAATCGTAATGTCGATTTTGGATAAGGTGTTTTGA
- the cobD gene encoding threonine-phosphate decarboxylase CobD produces the protein MLEHGGRLRQAANRYGIPLPQWLDLSTGVNPNGWPVPAVPAECWQRLPEDDDALMPAAQAYYRNASILAVAGSQAAIQTLPQLRRQSRVGVLAPAYAEHAANWRHAGHHLIELAAQAEAVEQALDNLDVLIVVNPNNPTGRLWEPDRLLSWHRHLHRRGGWLIVDEAFIDTMPEYSLSALPVRPGLVVLRSIGKFFGLAGIRCGFAIAEARLLARLAEALGPWPISYPSRYVAAAALADSGWQQKNTLELKQQGRRLRQLLDAAGFTPAGGCDLFQWVANANAASLHDALARQGILTRLFDSPSSLRFGLPGGEAGWLRLAAELGRLS, from the coding sequence TTGCTTGAGCATGGCGGCCGTTTGCGGCAGGCGGCGAACCGTTACGGCATTCCATTGCCGCAATGGCTGGACCTCTCGACCGGCGTCAATCCGAACGGCTGGCCGGTGCCGGCAGTGCCCGCCGAGTGTTGGCAGCGCTTGCCGGAAGACGACGACGCATTAATGCCGGCAGCACAGGCTTACTATCGGAATGCCTCGATACTGGCGGTGGCCGGTTCCCAAGCGGCGATTCAAACTCTGCCGCAGTTGCGTCGCCAGTCGCGGGTTGGCGTACTGGCTCCGGCCTACGCCGAGCACGCCGCAAATTGGCGCCACGCCGGCCATCACTTGATCGAATTGGCAGCACAAGCCGAGGCTGTCGAGCAGGCGCTGGACAATTTGGACGTTTTGATCGTTGTCAATCCGAATAACCCGACCGGCAGGCTGTGGGAGCCGGACCGCTTATTGAGTTGGCATCGCCATTTGCACCGGCGCGGCGGCTGGTTGATTGTCGACGAAGCCTTCATCGACACTATGCCGGAATACAGTTTGTCGGCGTTGCCGGTACGTCCGGGGCTGGTTGTGTTGCGTTCTATCGGCAAGTTTTTCGGCTTGGCCGGGATCCGCTGTGGATTTGCCATCGCCGAAGCCAGGCTGCTGGCGCGGCTGGCAGAAGCCCTAGGGCCTTGGCCGATCAGCTACCCCAGCCGCTACGTGGCCGCAGCGGCGTTGGCGGATAGCGGCTGGCAGCAGAAAAATACTCTCGAGCTGAAGCAACAGGGCCGACGCTTGCGGCAGTTGCTGGATGCCGCCGGTTTTACGCCGGCCGGCGGCTGCGATTTGTTTCAGTGGGTAGCCAATGCAAATGCAGCATCGTTGCACGATGCATTGGCCAGGCAAGGGATTCTAACCCGTTTGTTCGATTCCCCATCCAGCTTACGCTTCGGCTTGCCTGGGGGCGAAGCCGGCTGGTTGCGTTTGGCTGCGGAGTTGGGCAGGCTAAGCTGA
- the cbiB gene encoding adenosylcobinamide-phosphate synthase CbiB encodes MALFSIVLLAVALDYVLGEPGNTYHPLAAFGRWAAWLEQRLLIPEQTPARQKIAGVCALLLALLPCAAALPLLLLTEAWQTLFGIILLYFCIAPRSLQQHAEAVRTALAAGDLELARSRVAYMVSRETADLDAAGVRRAAIESVLENGADAVFAPIFWFIVAGPCGALLYRFSNTLDAMWGYRNRRYQYFGWAAARLDDVLNWAPARLTAFGYALLGRTGPALLAWKEQAALLESPNAGPVMAAGGAALNLRLGGPAVYRGQLKAKPWFGGEQTAENGDIARAGGLVYRVLGLWLILIAIGGGFA; translated from the coding sequence ATGGCGTTGTTCTCGATTGTGCTACTGGCCGTCGCCTTGGATTATGTTTTGGGCGAGCCGGGCAATACTTACCATCCGCTAGCCGCCTTCGGCCGTTGGGCTGCTTGGCTGGAGCAGCGCCTGCTCATACCCGAGCAGACCCCGGCACGGCAAAAGATTGCCGGCGTTTGCGCATTGCTGTTGGCTTTGCTGCCTTGCGCCGCAGCGTTGCCGCTATTGCTGCTTACCGAAGCATGGCAAACCTTGTTCGGCATCATATTGCTGTATTTCTGCATCGCTCCGCGCAGCCTGCAACAGCATGCCGAAGCGGTGCGGACGGCATTGGCGGCGGGGGATCTGGAGCTGGCTCGGTCCCGAGTGGCCTACATGGTTAGCCGCGAAACTGCCGATTTGGATGCAGCCGGCGTCAGGCGGGCGGCGATCGAATCGGTATTGGAGAACGGCGCCGATGCGGTGTTTGCGCCGATTTTCTGGTTCATCGTTGCAGGTCCTTGCGGCGCATTGCTCTACCGTTTCAGCAATACTCTCGATGCGATGTGGGGTTACCGTAACCGCCGCTACCAATATTTCGGCTGGGCCGCGGCTCGGTTGGACGATGTCCTGAACTGGGCTCCGGCCCGGTTAACGGCGTTCGGCTATGCCTTGCTGGGCCGCACCGGCCCGGCGTTACTGGCCTGGAAGGAGCAAGCCGCCTTGCTGGAAAGTCCAAATGCCGGCCCGGTCATGGCGGCGGGCGGCGCGGCGCTGAATCTGCGCTTAGGCGGCCCCGCGGTCTACCGCGGCCAGTTGAAAGCCAAGCCCTGGTTCGGCGGCGAGCAGACTGCGGAGAACGGCGACATCGCCCGCGCCGGCGGCCTGGTCTATCGCGTACTGGGCCTGTGGTTGATTCTGATCGCGATCGGAGGCGGGTTTGCTTGA
- a CDS encoding TonB-dependent receptor domain-containing protein: protein MQNKIIMALPLAGIGAFLPGFAAEQAANLPETVVTATRSDSNQNELATATTIYTRQDIERLQVRTLPELLKGSTGIDMVQSGGYGKDTNVYMRGTNADHVLVLVDGIKVGSVTTGTTPFQFIPVDQVERVEIIRGPQSSLYGSEAIGGVIQIFTRKGGNSARPNIALEAGGGSYDSYQGSAAINGKWGRAWYSLGASQFGSQGINAQSGTTVANGFNPDRDGYNNTGLNAKAGYRFDNGAELEAFFLRAEGETEIDNATSSTTLFINQTVGASASADLNDVWRSTLRVGQSLDEADQFRHSGAFATNFDTTRWNASWLNQLNLHKTQQLTLGADYRLDQVESTTRYAENSRYDAGGFIELHSRWFERHFTNASLRWDENQAFGSSLTGNFGWRFNWDHGLSAFASFGNAFKAPTFNQLYFPGFGNPHLQAEQSTNFEGGLAGNHGWMQWEIRAYHSNIDQLIVFSGRPLTAQNIGKAQIDGIEAEISGDLLGWHNKLSMNLLTPKDRANNLRLPRRATQTLSYDVSRSFAAFDVGAAVLAQGERFDNTANTVRLGAFMTIDVRAAYHVDKHWMFSAKLNNMLDQQYQTLSTYNNFGRNFFFSIHYNY, encoded by the coding sequence ATGCAAAACAAAATTATCATGGCTTTGCCGCTGGCCGGCATCGGCGCGTTTCTACCCGGCTTTGCCGCCGAGCAGGCCGCCAATTTACCCGAAACCGTCGTGACGGCGACGCGCTCGGACAGCAACCAAAACGAACTGGCGACCGCGACGACGATTTATACCCGGCAGGATATCGAACGTTTGCAAGTCAGAACTCTGCCCGAGCTGTTGAAAGGGTCGACCGGTATCGACATGGTGCAAAGCGGCGGTTACGGCAAGGACACCAACGTTTACATGCGCGGCACCAATGCCGACCACGTACTGGTGTTGGTCGACGGCATCAAGGTCGGTTCGGTTACCACCGGCACGACGCCGTTTCAATTTATTCCGGTCGACCAGGTCGAACGGGTCGAGATCATTCGCGGGCCGCAATCCAGTTTGTACGGCTCGGAAGCCATCGGCGGCGTGATTCAGATTTTTACCCGTAAAGGCGGCAATAGCGCGCGGCCAAATATTGCGCTGGAAGCCGGCGGCGGTTCTTACGATAGCTACCAGGGCTCCGCGGCAATCAACGGCAAATGGGGGCGGGCCTGGTACAGCCTGGGCGCTTCGCAGTTCGGCAGCCAGGGGATCAATGCCCAGAGCGGTACCACGGTAGCCAACGGCTTCAACCCGGATCGCGACGGCTACAACAATACCGGCTTGAATGCCAAGGCCGGCTATCGCTTCGATAACGGCGCCGAGCTCGAGGCATTCTTTTTGCGCGCCGAGGGCGAAACCGAAATCGATAACGCCACCAGCAGCACGACGCTGTTCATCAATCAAACGGTGGGCGCATCGGCCAGCGCCGACCTCAACGACGTCTGGCGTTCGACTTTGCGGGTCGGCCAGAGTCTGGACGAGGCCGACCAGTTCCGCCATTCCGGCGCATTCGCCACTAACTTCGATACCACGCGCTGGAACGCAAGCTGGTTGAACCAGCTCAATCTGCACAAGACCCAGCAATTGACGCTGGGGGCGGACTACCGGCTGGACCAAGTCGAAAGCACGACGCGTTATGCGGAAAATTCGCGCTACGATGCCGGCGGTTTTATCGAATTGCACAGCCGTTGGTTCGAGCGGCATTTCACCAATGCCTCGTTGCGTTGGGACGAAAACCAGGCCTTCGGCAGCAGTCTGACCGGAAACTTCGGTTGGCGTTTCAATTGGGACCACGGCTTGAGCGCGTTCGCCAGCTTCGGCAACGCCTTCAAGGCCCCGACCTTCAACCAGTTGTATTTTCCGGGCTTCGGCAATCCGCATCTGCAAGCCGAACAGTCGACCAATTTCGAAGGCGGCTTGGCCGGCAACCATGGTTGGATGCAATGGGAAATTCGCGCTTACCATAGCAACATCGACCAGCTGATCGTATTCAGCGGCCGGCCGTTGACGGCGCAAAACATCGGCAAGGCGCAGATCGACGGCATCGAGGCGGAAATCTCCGGCGACTTACTCGGTTGGCATAACAAGTTGAGTATGAATTTGCTGACGCCAAAAGACCGGGCCAACAATTTGCGCTTGCCGCGGCGCGCCACCCAGACCTTGTCGTACGACGTTTCGCGCAGTTTCGCAGCGTTCGATGTCGGTGCTGCGGTGCTGGCTCAGGGCGAACGTTTCGACAATACGGCCAATACGGTCCGCTTGGGCGCATTCATGACGATCGATGTTCGCGCCGCTTACCATGTCGATAAACATTGGATGTTCAGCGCCAAACTCAATAATATGCTCGACCAGCAATACCAAACCCTCAGCACTTACAACAATTTCGGTAGAAATTTCTTTTTCTCTATCCATTACAATTACTGA